Part of the Melopsittacus undulatus isolate bMelUnd1 chromosome 14, bMelUnd1.mat.Z, whole genome shotgun sequence genome is shown below.
CAAGTTATATGATTTACATTttgcagcattaaaaagaaCACACTATGTTAGTGTCAGGTCTCTAGTTTTTGCTTGCTGAAATTCAGCATCAGACACAGAAGCACTGAAGGGAGTCTTTCTGATCCCTCAGCAAGACACAAGGCTCTCTTCAGTATAAACGTGACCATCCAGTCCTGTAGGCAATCCAAACTGCATTTCCCCAAATAATATTTCACTGCACAATGCCCCTGTGCTAAGCCAGTCTGAATAAAGTGTTTAGAGTAAGTAACAGTTTTGAgctgctttatgttttgttcATGCGTTTCTCAAAAGGTTCAATGGGCACCACTTGGACAGTTTTTCACATCTGAGAGTAAAACTTCACATGGGCTTACAGAACCAAGGCCACATGCAGGGACAGCCAAAGGcacaacatttaatttcttcactgagagagGGAAGATGCTGCCGGTGGGAAGACCTCTCGTTCTTAGCAATGAACTCCTGTCTCTTCTCAGCAGAAAGAACTAGCTCCCATCTTTTGCATTGACTTGGCTAACTCTATGCTTTTGCACAAAGTGCAGTCATTAGTGTCTTGCTGAAGTTACAGTGTTGAGCCAAAAGAGCACGCAGTTCCATCCCAAAACAGGCCACTGCAACATTTTCAGCTGGTCACATCTAGTACACTGTAGATACACACTGGTATAGTCCTCTAAACAATCAAGTACACAATTTACACAGCTGACACAGTCTGCATTCAAACAAATTTGTGTTCTCCACTGTCTAGAGCCTGGAAtttgtgggactgtgcagtatTCAAAGAATGCTTCTGTGCCTCTAACGACCAGAAATTCAAAACCAGCCATGCCATTGTCCAAGTTCCAGAAACACTTGTACTTCAGCTGTTGCAAACTGCCCTGAAATGTCCATAACATACAGACAATTAAATACCTTTGTAAAAATTCTGTTAGATTCCaacacaaaattaatgaaacataggaaaaacagtaaacagcttctgaagtactgctgctttatttcctgAAGATGAGTAATGCTGCAACATTGTGTTGGCGCTGAGAAGGCACTCCCCTTCTGTCTTCCCAAATTGGCAAGTACTCTTGAGAGTACAGCATCAAATTATACATACTTCTtaaggttaaaataaatactttattaaaaattaaagttttgttcACATGACAACAGTTATCCATCTATAGACTGCAAGTAAGGCTTAAAATTATGAAGGAAACACTTATTCTTAAGTATTTTACaacaatacatatatatacacaccttTGAAAGCTGGGCCAGAGAATTAGATGCAGAAGACTCACCATTCTTTTGTACAGCAAAAAATAAACGCATATTCAAGTTCTAGAATCAAAACATAGCGAGAGTTAACCCCTACTGCAGTCTGAAAATCTGCACTATACCCACTGCGTGTCACTGAAAGAGGCATTTCCAACCTactgtaatttgtatttgttcagAATAAAGTCCCAACCTGTGACAGCTGAAAAGTGCCTATGTGCTTAATGAGACGGAACTAAACTAACCAGCTCACTGGAGATGGACTTACTGCTCCAGAATATCTCAGAGAGGGGCCCTtgtgaaaaatgctgaagtttatTGGAGAAGGAAGCATCACTACAGGAATCTTACTTGCAGTGTAGTTTGCAAATTAATCGGTTAATGTCTCATCACTTAAACATGCACTTATACAGTTATGCTTTGATGAACAGTAGCTGCctgtcaagaaaaaaagcagccctGAAACATGTGCTCTGCCCTTCTTCTCAATAACTGCAAAGATGCCAAATTCACTATAccccaccaaacccaaacaccaaTCTGAACCATCAGCCACAAAAGTAACCTGCCAATTTGtctataaaaagaaactgctcaaattaaaaaagaaaaaggtgtttaCTATGACAGAGTAACctataaaaatggagaaaaaagaattcttgtatttttatagaCCACAGGACAAACTATCCAAATTAGTTTGGGAACTGTgagaatttttattattcttctaTCAGAGCAAACCCAGTCTTTCATGGTGATGAAAGCATGGAACCAAAGCACAGTCATGGCAGTTTTTTCTCCACTGCAAACACActcctccctcccagctgccTACGCCAGTAGCTTGCCACAATGAAGTGCTCAGGCCCCAGTTAGGAATGGGCCACAGTGTTTGCAGAGAACTACTACTGACGTGCAGCTTTTACAAAAAGCATAGAAAAGGCTGTACAAACTCACAACATTACTAGCTATAGGCAGACAGAGCTCGAACGTGGCACCAAGTTCAACTGTGCACACCTGGAACCTGCATGAACTAAAGATGATCGGGCACTATCTGCACAACACAGTCACACAGGACATATTCTAGCATATGCAATAGAAAATACCATGCATTACTAGGCATAAATCCCAGCATTCACATCAGAACTGGGCAAATTGATGGTGTGACTCAGTTGTCACTATGATGAAACAGTACATTTGAATGACAATCTGTACTATGTTTTACTGGGAGATAGATGAAGTTAATGTTTGGAAAATTAATACAAGACTACATAGTTTAGAATTCAGTGCAGtgtgcagaaaaaaagggtGAGATTGGGTTTTTACGTACTGCTTCCGATGTTCTGCTCACTGGCTCAGTTCGACTTCTAGGAGGAGACAGAAAGGTGATCAGAACTTAAAGCACTTGTACCCAacagaaagcactgaaaatcagttataaaacccaaacatcacAACATTACGTTCTGATAGTCTACTGAATATGGACATTTATTTGTATACACAAACTGTTATCTCTTGGTCATTCAGCACAACTAAGAAAACCTCCAAAATCCCATTTCTACTTTGTCGTAAGTCAGACTCACAGATACAAAACACACCCGTGCAAGAGAAAGCGCTCATATTTTCTCTGCCACCTAAGTATCAAATATATCAAGTCTGTACTACGGTTTTGTGTTCTTAAATAATCAACCCTCAAACTATGAAGGTAACTTCAGGCAATCTGTACATCCCTAGTATTACAAACAGGTGTCACCTACAGTACTTTAGTTTCTATGGCAGAACAGTGATAGCCCCAACACTTCAAAGGCCAAGTttacttcagtgaaagaaaaaaaaaagtcagtaatCTGACAAGGAACTAACAAAACTGTCAGCAGCTTAGCCTTTAGAACAGTGCTTCCTTGTGGAAGCCCAAGCACTGTGCTCAGGTATCTACCATACTTAGCCGTGAAAGTGCCAAAGTACTAGCCATGTTACATACGCTGTACTGACTAACACTAGTAGTAGAAATGTCACCTGAAAGAAGCTGCTCCTGGGATTTTGCGTGACTGAGGAGCCCTGTgacaaaaaaacaataaaaataaaaatcttaatttccagaatttgttttacgataatgctgcagcattttaagaaatacttattCCATCTGAAACCTTGCTGCAGTTCCACGTACTCACTGACCAAACATTAAGCACTCTACCCCCTGTTTCTGCAATGTTTCCAGCTGAAGGAATAGAAAGCTGATCTGCCCCATCAGTTTTCAATGCTAGAAGAGCAGTGCCATTCTTTCCTTAGCCCCACAGACAGGTAAAACAGCATCAGGAGGATAGCCACCAACTGCTGGTAATGTGCTAAGTTGCTTACTGAGTTTCAGGTTTGGAAAGGATTAACTACTCCTTCACTGTACTTGCACAAGAGGCAATACACTTTATGACactgctcttttcctcttgcCCAAAACAGACCCTGGCTTTAGGAAACTAAGAGGAATCACTTTTGAATGGAACTTCACTTGTTTGCATGGTTTGCCAGCTGGCAAGCGTCGGTCTTTCCCGCATAGCCAGTATGCAAGCCCCAGCCATTTGGGGCATAAGAATACCTGACATATCCTGTCCCTCTCCCCCAGATACAAGAAAAAGTCAAACACTAAGAATCAGACTTCTGAGACAGGAGCAAATTTTAAGTTTACACTACACTGCAGAACTGTCTTCTCTCTAAAAgccataaaagcaaacacatttaacAAGGAATCTCTCCACGCAGACAAAACAGGATCTACAACTTGGCTCTCAGAAAAATTAACCCCAAGAACCAAACCCACAGAATCATTTTAAAAGGTTCTATTGTTGCAGTTTGAACCCCATATCCCAGCAGGCCTAAAAACATAAGTCTGCTTCAGGACCAATACAGGAAAATCCACCCAGTGACAACAAAAATTAACAGAAGCTTTAACAAGAAAGATACAATCTGAATGTCTCATATGCACTGGAACAGTTCACACACTGAAACCAACAGCAAAGAGTACAATGCTGTGTGGACACTTACGTAACATCCGTTTTGCTGGTAGCTTTAACTCCTCCAGCAGGGATTCTTTTAACGATTACCAATGAGTTTTTAGGAATCAGGGCATCTTCTGTGTATTCTGAAACcaacagaaatacaggaaaagataTTCAAAAGGGCATGTATTAGTACATCATGAACTacacagcacttcagagaaGGCCTTtacaggtacagaagccaaatCTTATATATAACATCGTGCTTTCATTGTCTGAACACACTAACAGTACCTTTCAAGGCATTTTCAGGTTTGATAACCAAACACCACCAGCtaaatctttttcatttcttaaaaacaGTTTGAATGCCAACAGCAAAATGGTCTCAGAGGTCACTACAGGACAGCCAGCTAATACAGGGGTTGCATTCCTGAACTAACTGAAGTTGCTTTTGCTTCTATTAGGCTACAAAACCAATAGATCTCTGGAGATACACAAACCACTCCAAAGTCTCATCTGCTCAGTGCTTTACATGTGCTTGATCAAGTCTGATGCTAAGACTAGATCCAACCACACCTAGGCTCTCTCAGGAGTTTAGAAAGCCAGGGGGTGGGTGCACTCTGAACTTTGTGTCTCAGTGGGAGGGTCTCCTCTCTTTCATCTTCGGTTTCTATGCACATCATTTTAGCTTGATTCtaccttgattttctttttctgcattccaTTAGAATAAACCATTGACCAAGCCTGAGACTAAGGCTAGATCTAGCTTCACCTAGGCTCCCCTCAGGGGTTTACAAAGCTCAGGGCTCTATTCTGGACACTGTAAATCAGTGTGCACATTTGACAAACTGGTGTAGCCAGCAGGATGCCAAATCAGATTTCATGACACCACCCCACTTAGTCCCTGGCACTGCTTACCCTCTTGGTGCTCCTGCCACCCAGCGGGATGGGCCCAGGCTCACTCATGCTATGTGGGGATGAGCCATAAAAGGCAGAATGCAGCTTCTGCTGGCTGCGGCCATCATGGGGTGCTCTGCAACGTCACCAGCCAGGACATGCCCAAAGCCCTGCCCCTGCTGCGCACACGTACCTTCTTTGGTCTGGGCATTGCTGATCTCCAGATCACAGTTGGCTGCCTTCAGCTTCTCCTTGCGCATGATCTTGCACTTGAGGTCGCAAAGGGAGATGTCAAAGCCACTGAAGGTGACCGTACCATAGTCCAGCTTGGAGAAGAACTTGTAGTGGATGCAAGACATGGTCGGGGCCAGGCAGTGCCTGCTCCACTACCGTGTCTAGCTTGGCAAATGACAGATAGAGGCCTTGCAGCCTCTATGAAGGTGAGGGCACGCGGCAAAGCCCACCGAGGGCACTGGGgtgagcagcacaggctgagctTGTTCTGGCCAACGGCGTTCAGAGCCTGCAGCACTCTGCCACAGCCAGGCCCTGAGATATCAGGCAGCCTCGGCTGACAGAGCCTCACGCCTCCATCCTGGCTTAGTGAGGCCCTGGCTTTGCCACCTTAACTACTCCAGGCTATGGTGCTCAGCAAGTGAGCTGTGCCGTGATGTCGGCACCAGCCCCAGTCCTCCTCAGAGCCCAGGGAAGGAGAGCTCCCTGAAGCCCCAGCTTAGCCTCAGTGTTCTCTCCCGCATGCAGCACTCCGAGGATCGACCAACCAACCTCTATGGTGACTCAAGCACCTCTGCCCCAGCCTTCACCAGGTGCCACAACACAGTGCACCCGGGTGACCCAGCGCATTGTGACAAAAGGCTTGTATCCCGTGCAGTTCCGAGCACCCCAAAGGGGGGGGACCCATCACACCTGGGCCTGTCACTGCCCTAAGctgctcctgtccctgct
Proteins encoded:
- the LOC117436996 gene encoding E3 ubiquitin-protein ligase RBBP6-like, whose translation is MSCIHYKFFSKLDYGTVTFSGFDISLCDLKCKIMRKEKLKAANCDLEISNAQTKEEYTEDALIPKNSLVIVKRIPAGGVKATSKTDVTSRTEPVSRTSEAVRKNPISPFFSAHCTEF